The DNA window ACGACAAGCCCGGCGAGCAGTTCACGGTTGACGTCGCGCTGAGCAAAGCCAACCCGGACGACTACGACGCGCTACTGCTGCCGGGAGGGGTCTTCAATCCGGATACGCTTCGTGCCGACGACAGCGCTGTGGAGTTCGTGAAGTCGTTCGTCGACGCCGGCAAGCCGGTTGCGGCAATCTGCCACGGCCCGTGGACGCTGATCGAGACGGGTGCCGTCAAAGGCCGCAGGATGACCAGTTGGCCCAGCCTTAAGACCGACCTGCGCAACGCAGGAGCGGAATGGGTTGACCAGGAGGTGGTTACCGATCGCGGATTGGTCACCAGCCGTAACCCGGACGATATCCCGGCGTTTAACCGGAAGATGATTGAAGAGTTCGCCGAAGGGCGACACGGCCACGGCTTGCAAGCCGGCGCTCGCGGCAACGCGATGAGCGCGAAAACCGCCGACTCGAAGGAACCTTTCGTAGCCGGTTCGTCGCTGTAAGCGGGATTTCTCACTGGGCGTGCGAGTCCGGTAGGTCTCACGTCGGGACGGCGTGATTGCAGTAATGATGTTTTGATGCCGCGCAATCGGCGACGCAGACCGCACCACCATGTCGGCCTGCGTTGCCGATCCTTCGTTGATCAACGGCGGGGCACCTTCGTATCTACCACTGGAGCGGGGTGCTGGTCGCGAGGAGACGCTACATGATCCATCGAGTCGTCCGTGGTGCGATGTGCTGCCTGCTCACCCTCCTGGTGAGCGGACCAGTTTTCTCGGAAGCGGCATCGCGATCGCTCAGGCCGATGGACGAATCACTGGTCCGGCATTTTGCAGTGCCGCCGGCCTTCGTGGGTAAGCTGGGCACCTATCGGTCGCCGCTCTTGTTCGACGATGGCACGTCGGTCAAGACGCCGCAAGACTGGCAGCGACGCCGGCAGGAGATCCTTGGGTACTGGCACAAGACCATGGGCGCCTGGCCCGCGGTGATCGACAAGCCAAGGATCGAGTATCTGGAAAAGTCGCAGCGAGAGGGCTTTACCCAGCACAAGGTGAAAGTGGAGACCGCCGTCGGCCAAATGACCGGCGGCTATCTGCTGGTGCCGCCTGGCGAAGGACCCTTCCCGGCGGTGTTTGTTCCGTTCTACGATGCCGAGACCAGCGCGGGTATCAACCCCAAGGCCAAGACGTTTCGCGACTTTGCCTACCAACTGACCAGGCGTGGGTTTGTCACGCTGTCGATCGGTTCGCCCGGCGGTGACGCACGCAAGCCCGATACGGCCGGGAACGTTCTTCAGCCGCTGAGCTATCTCGGCTACATCGCCGCCAACGGATACCAAGCGCTCGCATCGCTGCCGTACGTGGATGGCCGGCGGATCGGCATCGTCGGCCACAGCTACGGCGGGAAGTGGGCGATGTTCGGAAGCTGTCTTTACGAGAAGTACGCCGCCGGGGTTTGGAGCGATGGCGGCATTGTCTGGGATGAGCCACGATCGAATGTGAATTATTGGGAGCCGTGGTACCTGGGACTGGAGGCCGGCAAGACGCGCAAGCCCGGCCTGCTCAACCCCGAGAACCCGCGGATGGGCGCGTACAAGACACTGGTCGAAACGGGCCACGATCTGCACGAGTTGCACGCC is part of the Humisphaera borealis genome and encodes:
- a CDS encoding dienelactone hydrolase family protein, which encodes MIHRVVRGAMCCLLTLLVSGPVFSEAASRSLRPMDESLVRHFAVPPAFVGKLGTYRSPLLFDDGTSVKTPQDWQRRRQEILGYWHKTMGAWPAVIDKPRIEYLEKSQREGFTQHKVKVETAVGQMTGGYLLVPPGEGPFPAVFVPFYDAETSAGINPKAKTFRDFAYQLTRRGFVTLSIGSPGGDARKPDTAGNVLQPLSYLGYIAANGYQALASLPYVDGRRIGIVGHSYGGKWAMFGSCLYEKYAAGVWSDGGIVWDEPRSNVNYWEPWYLGLEAGKTRKPGLLNPENPRMGAYKTLVETGHDLHELHALMAPRPFLVSGGSEDQPSRWVPLNHAVAVNKLLGHENRVAMTNRPKHDPTEESNGVIYAFFEYFLGRE
- a CDS encoding type 1 glutamine amidotransferase domain-containing protein, which translates into the protein MASELNGKRVAILVADGFEQVEMTEPRKALKDAGARTDLVSPVTKSVQGVHHDKPGEQFTVDVALSKANPDDYDALLLPGGVFNPDTLRADDSAVEFVKSFVDAGKPVAAICHGPWTLIETGAVKGRRMTSWPSLKTDLRNAGAEWVDQEVVTDRGLVTSRNPDDIPAFNRKMIEEFAEGRHGHGLQAGARGNAMSAKTADSKEPFVAGSSL